A single region of the Azospirillum brasilense genome encodes:
- a CDS encoding ABC transporter ATP-binding protein: MDTDLTLDIRNLQTHFTADPGVSKAVDGVSFAVRRNETLAVVGESGSGKSVTSLSAMRLIPSPPGIIAGGEILFRGRDGQVRDLARLSERAMRSVRGNEIGMIFQEPMTSLNPVYTVGDQIGEALRYHQGLDRRAARAEALAMLKKVGIPAAERRLDEYPHQMSGGMRQRVMIAMALACRPTLLIADEPTTALDVTIQAQILDLMRRLQEETGTSILFITHNLGVVAEVAHRVVVMYAGRIVEEGDVRSLLKSPKHPYTRGLLACMPHLGQRRGDGGRLHAIPGSVPSPLNRPRGCTFAPRCPLAEPACTAAEPVLEPVGPDHSARCRRWRDVQ, encoded by the coding sequence ATGGACACTGACCTCACGCTCGACATCCGCAACCTGCAAACCCACTTCACCGCCGATCCCGGCGTGTCGAAGGCGGTGGACGGTGTGTCCTTCGCCGTGCGCCGCAACGAGACGTTGGCCGTCGTCGGCGAATCCGGCAGCGGCAAGTCGGTGACCAGCCTGTCGGCGATGCGGCTGATCCCGTCGCCGCCGGGCATCATCGCCGGCGGCGAGATCCTGTTCCGCGGCCGCGACGGGCAGGTGCGCGACCTCGCCCGCCTCAGCGAGCGCGCCATGCGCAGCGTTCGCGGCAACGAGATCGGCATGATCTTCCAGGAGCCGATGACCTCGCTGAACCCGGTCTACACCGTCGGCGACCAGATCGGCGAGGCGCTGCGCTACCACCAGGGGCTGGACCGCCGGGCAGCGCGGGCGGAGGCGCTCGCCATGCTGAAGAAGGTCGGCATCCCGGCGGCGGAGCGGCGGTTGGACGAATATCCGCACCAGATGTCGGGAGGCATGCGCCAGCGCGTGATGATCGCCATGGCGCTGGCCTGCCGCCCCACCCTGCTGATCGCCGACGAGCCGACCACCGCGCTGGATGTGACCATCCAGGCGCAGATCCTCGACCTGATGCGGCGATTGCAGGAGGAGACCGGCACCTCCATCCTGTTCATCACCCACAATCTGGGCGTGGTGGCGGAGGTGGCTCACCGGGTGGTGGTGATGTATGCCGGTCGCATCGTCGAGGAAGGTGATGTCCGCTCCCTGCTGAAATCGCCGAAGCACCCCTACACCCGCGGGCTTCTGGCCTGCATGCCGCATCTGGGCCAGCGCCGCGGCGACGGCGGCCGGCTGCACGCCATCCCCGGCAGCGTGCCGAGCCCGTTGAACCGCCCGCGGGGGTGCACCTTCGCCCCGCGCTGCCCGCTGGCCGAGCCGGCCTGCACCGCCGCCGAACCCGTTCTGGAGCCGGTCGGCCCCGACCATTCCGCCCGCTGCCGCCGCTGGAGAGATGTGCAATGA
- a CDS encoding ABC transporter ATP-binding protein has translation MTAVTVSEQPLLSVRNLEKRFPVRGGLLQRPVGWVKAVDDLSFDLNRGEVLGLVGESGSGKTTAGRSILRLIEPTGGSIRFDGQEITDLPTAEMRAQRRRMQIVFQDPYASLDPRQRVRDVIGEALVIHNIGTRADRRDRVAALLEKVGLTADAMDRFPHEFSGGQRQRIGIARALAVEPDFIVADEPVSALDVSVQAQVVNLLGDLQRELGLAVLFIAHDLAVVRYISDRVAVMYLGRLMEIAPSDSLYERPRHPYTMALLSAAPDPDPDAPKSRMLLDGDVPSPMNPPSGCVFRTRCPFALPACAAPEARTLREVAPGHSVACIRDDVRVG, from the coding sequence ATGACCGCCGTCACCGTGTCCGAACAGCCCCTGTTGAGCGTGCGCAATCTGGAAAAGCGCTTTCCCGTGCGCGGTGGGCTGCTGCAACGGCCGGTCGGCTGGGTGAAGGCGGTGGACGACCTGTCCTTCGACCTGAACCGCGGCGAGGTGCTGGGGCTGGTCGGCGAATCAGGCTCCGGCAAGACCACCGCCGGGCGCAGCATCCTGCGACTGATCGAGCCGACCGGGGGCTCCATCCGCTTCGACGGACAGGAGATCACCGACCTGCCGACGGCCGAGATGCGGGCGCAGCGCCGCCGCATGCAGATCGTCTTCCAGGACCCCTATGCCAGCCTCGACCCGCGCCAGCGCGTGCGCGACGTGATCGGCGAGGCTCTGGTGATTCACAACATCGGCACCCGCGCCGACCGCCGCGACCGTGTGGCCGCGCTCTTGGAGAAGGTCGGCCTGACCGCCGACGCCATGGATCGCTTTCCGCACGAATTCTCCGGCGGCCAGCGCCAGCGCATCGGCATCGCCCGCGCGCTGGCGGTGGAGCCCGACTTCATCGTGGCGGACGAGCCGGTGTCGGCGCTCGACGTCTCGGTGCAGGCTCAGGTGGTGAACCTGCTGGGCGACCTGCAGCGCGAGCTGGGGCTGGCGGTGCTGTTCATCGCCCATGATCTGGCGGTGGTGCGCTACATCAGCGATCGGGTTGCGGTGATGTATCTCGGTCGCCTGATGGAGATTGCTCCGAGCGACTCGCTCTACGAGCGCCCGCGTCACCCCTACACCATGGCCCTGCTGTCGGCCGCCCCCGACCCGGACCCGGATGCGCCGAAGTCTCGCATGCTTCTGGACGGCGACGTGCCGAGCCCGATGAATCCGCCGTCGGGCTGCGTCTTCCGCACCCGGTGTCCGTTCGCGTTGCCGGCTTGTGCGGCGCCAGAGGCGCGGACGCTGCGGGAGGTGGCGCCGGGGCATTCGGTGGCGTGCATCCGGGATGATGTGCGGGTGGGGTGA
- a CDS encoding SDR family oxidoreductase — protein MQLTGNTIFITGATSGIGRALAEAFHRLGNQVIIAGRRHQLLDAVTAANPGMAGLELDITDPESIAAVAARLAAEFPALNVLVNNAGIMPFDDPSKPLDDAVSQAILDTNLLGPIRMTSALIEHLKAQPRATIINNTSVLAYLPLAGNAVYSASKAALHSYTLSQRFMLRDTSVRVQEIAPPWVDTDLIRKSGDPRAMPLDAFITETMEKLAGDDPEIVVDAITAIRDNPGAGEHRLVNDFNAAMIANPIPV, from the coding sequence ATGCAACTCACCGGCAACACCATTTTCATCACGGGCGCCACCTCCGGCATCGGCCGCGCGCTGGCCGAGGCGTTCCATCGCCTGGGCAACCAGGTCATCATCGCCGGCCGCCGCCACCAGCTTCTGGACGCCGTCACCGCCGCCAACCCCGGCATGGCGGGCTTGGAGCTGGACATCACCGACCCCGAAAGCATCGCCGCCGTCGCGGCGCGGTTGGCGGCGGAGTTCCCGGCGCTGAACGTGCTCGTCAACAACGCCGGCATTATGCCCTTCGACGATCCGTCGAAACCGCTGGACGACGCGGTCAGCCAGGCGATCCTGGATACCAACCTGCTCGGCCCGATCCGCATGACCTCTGCGCTGATCGAGCATCTGAAGGCGCAACCGCGCGCCACCATCATCAACAACACCTCGGTGCTGGCCTATCTGCCGCTGGCTGGCAACGCGGTCTACTCCGCCAGCAAGGCGGCGCTGCATTCCTACACCCTGTCGCAGCGCTTCATGCTGCGCGACACCTCGGTGCGGGTGCAGGAGATCGCGCCTCCCTGGGTGGACACCGACCTGATCCGCAAGAGCGGCGACCCGCGCGCCATGCCCCTCGACGCTTTCATCACCGAGACGATGGAGAAGCTCGCCGGCGATGATCCCGAGATCGTGGTCGATGCGATCACGGCGATCCGCGACAACCCCGGCGCCGGCGAGCACCGGCTGGTCAACGACTTCAACGCCGCAATGATCGCCAACCCCATCCCTGTCTGA
- a CDS encoding SDR family NAD(P)-dependent oxidoreductase, whose amino-acid sequence MSLSPLGTALITGASSGIGAIYADRLAARGHDLILVARNRAKLAGLAAQIADRTGRSVEVVAADLGDKADLRAVEGVLATDASITTLVNNAGVGATAPLLSANVDAMERMIDLDVTALMRLTYAAAPAFVARGHGTIVNIASIVAIGPEILNGVYGGAKAFVLALTQSLHHELASRGLRVQAVLPGATATDFWGIAGTPVEHLPGEIVMPAEAMVDAALAGLDIGELVTIPALPDAAQWQAYEAARQAMLPNLSRSEPAARYRAAPAA is encoded by the coding sequence ATGAGCCTCTCCCCTCTCGGCACCGCGCTCATCACCGGCGCCTCCTCCGGCATCGGCGCGATCTATGCAGACCGGCTGGCCGCCCGTGGCCATGACCTGATCCTGGTGGCCCGCAACCGTGCCAAGCTTGCCGGCCTCGCCGCGCAGATCGCCGATCGCACCGGCCGCTCCGTCGAGGTCGTCGCCGCCGATCTGGGCGACAAGGCCGACCTGCGCGCGGTGGAGGGGGTGCTGGCGACCGACGCCAGCATCACCACGCTGGTCAACAATGCCGGGGTCGGTGCGACCGCCCCGCTGCTCTCAGCCAATGTCGATGCCATGGAGCGGATGATCGACCTCGACGTGACGGCGCTGATGCGGCTGACCTACGCGGCGGCCCCCGCCTTTGTGGCGCGCGGGCACGGCACCATCGTCAACATCGCCTCCATCGTGGCCATCGGGCCGGAGATCCTCAACGGCGTCTATGGTGGGGCCAAGGCCTTCGTCCTGGCGCTGACCCAATCGCTGCACCACGAGCTGGCGAGCAGGGGCCTGCGGGTCCAGGCGGTGCTGCCCGGTGCCACGGCCACCGATTTCTGGGGCATCGCCGGCACGCCGGTCGAGCATCTGCCGGGCGAGATCGTCATGCCCGCCGAGGCCATGGTCGATGCCGCGCTGGCCGGCCTCGACATAGGCGAACTGGTGACCATTCCGGCCCTGCCCGACGCCGCGCAGTGGCAGGCCTACGAGGCCGCCCGCCAAGCCATGCTGCCCAACCTGTCCCGCAGCGAGCCCGCCGCGCGCTACCGCGCCGCGCCGGCCGCCTGA